Below is a genomic region from Anaerotignum faecicola.
TCCGGCTTCTCGATGTCCACGATGCTCTCCACATCCTCCGGTGTCAGCGGCTCGAAATACAGCTTATCCGCAATATCGAAGTCGGTACTTACCGTCTCCGGATTATTATTTACAATAATCGTCTCATAACCCTCTTTGCTGAACGCCCAGGTGCTGTGAACTGAACAGAAGTCAAACTCGATCCCCTGGCCGATACGGATCGGG
It encodes:
- a CDS encoding carbamoyl-phosphate synthase large subunit, coding for VIARLTGSSEQEIHQMRKDNNIVAAFKMVDTCAAEFAAETPYYYSCFGSENEAAYTSGRKKVLVLGSGPIRIGQGIEFDFCSVHSTWAFSKEGYETIIVNNNPETVSTDFDIADKLYFEPLTPEDVESIVDIEKP